The Sorghum bicolor cultivar BTx623 chromosome 6, Sorghum_bicolor_NCBIv3, whole genome shotgun sequence genome contains the following window.
TAAACACCAGCGCAGCTGGTTAGAGCATCCTCACCAGTCACCACCGCTGGTATCAAATAATGAAGCACTTGAGTTTTAACGAAATCACCACAAGAAATCCATTAGCCAGGATAGTACAATAACTCGATGCATAAATTTAAGCATCTTCTCTTGGGCAGCTGTCTGTAAAGAAAATTGCCATAAATTCGAGCATCTTCTCTTGGGCAGCTGTCTGTAAAGAAAATTGCCGGAAAAAGCTTCCCTCTGATTGGAACTATAGGTCAGTGGAGAATGAAAAACTTTGCCAGGCCATGGCTGTGCTGTGCATACGACACACATTTTTTCTCTTGATTGAGAAACTACATGTGTATCTGATTCGGTGACAACTTTTTTTCTGGTGGTCTCGAGTAGTGCCATCAATGTTTGCTTCAGATTAGACTGTGGCTGCTCTTTCACAAGCTTTGTAGTAAAGCGTCTTCTGCACATAGAAGAGCATGTATGCCTGAGAAGTCCTGACAGTATGCTCCTCAACTCTGGTTACCCAGGCATCATCACATTTGTACCAATGATTGTTTAACCTCAGATATGTCACATAATGGCCAGCTTCTAGCTTACCGCTATGCGTGATCACTGCAAATATTTCAAATTCTGATGACATTTCTGAAACTGCATCTGCATCACTAGCTTCTGCAGGAAATATGCGGTTACCATATCTACTTCTGAGAATAGATGATGACAAATAAGGTGCCATGTCAAGGGAGAAAGGAAACTGCAAACAGTGATCAACTTTCCTCGACACCTTTTTGACTGATGAATGCTCAAATCTCTTTATGTGAAAGCAGGAAACTAATGGAAGCCTGCGAATGGACATTTGCTTCAGGGACTCTTGCCTCTCGTTGCAGTGTTCACAGAAGAACTTTTGCTCAGCATCAAGTCTCTCAGACCTTGTAAACCGTTCCAAACACCTCATTAGTGTTGACACCTTGGAATTCATGCCAGCCAAGCCACGTTCCCCATTGCGCACATGCGGCTTTGTATTTGCAACACCAAAAGAACTGTTATCTCCAGCATCCATGTCCAAAGAAATGTCCATACAGGGCTCAAAAGTTGTGGATGTGAACCCACAGCTTGTGCAGGTGACATCTGACCTCAGGATACCAGAAAACACTCTGTGGGCAATGCAACAGTCCCCATGGCCTAATATGAGAACAGATGACAGTGTTAGGATCTGACATTATTTATGATTATTTTTACTCAAGACAAATCATGTTCCAACaaatcaaatggaaaagttatcTAGAATAAAAATATGATATGTAGCCACTTGATACAGATTTCAGTTGACTGCAGAATATGCAAAGGTCTTTTGTCCAGAAATTAGCAGAAGCTTACCTTGGGCTTGGGCATGTGACTTTTGTTGGTCGTCCTTTATATTTTCATGGATATGGTCAAGGATGGAAATAAAGAATTCATGAGCATCCTGTTGCTCGTAGCTTGCGAGGTTTGATGCATGCTGCCACCAACTAAAAAATCACAATGATACTCAATAATCAGAAGAAAATTAAATACTTCCATTCAGATTGTAGAATAAATAGATGTCATATTGTTTATGCTCAGTTTCACAGAAGACTAGAAAAATTAATTTAAGCATACAATTCATATGATCCAGATATCCTCAAACATGGGAACTGTAATAAAGTCCAGCCAATATAGACCAAGTGCCCAAGAATACCTATAAACTCACCTGGCCATCTGTTACCTGCATTGAATTTGCAGATTTTTATGCATTTTATCAATTTAATTTTCTTTGACAGTTTAATGACTGCTAAGCATGCCAGATGACTTAAGCAGTTAGGCCCAATAGGTTAACTTGAGAGCTTACGGTTATATGTTCTATATAGGATAGGATGCCATGTCACCAACCAATTGTCATGTATTGAGACGTGTAACTGTTCCCCCTTTTCTACTAGCAATACAATAACATATAATGCTACAAAATGCCAAGCCATGTCATCAATCAATTGCCATGTATTGAGATGTGTAACTGTCCTCCCTTCTCTACTAGCATTAGAGTAACATATAGTGCTAAAAATGCCTCCCTCTTTAGTTGCATATTCTCTGCTCATTCCATTTTGTATTAAGTAGCTCCATTTGCAATCCTGCACGATCATGGTCTAGTTGAAATACAAGGCATATAATCCAAATAACACTGTAATGTATCTTTGCAAGCCAGAAATACAACCCAACATCTCAGGCAAGATTCCCTTCCCAGCGTTACAACTCGTCAAGAACCCATTTTAGCTACCATATAAATATTAACTTTGCTTTCCCAATACGCAATGGAATCCAACAGAAAGGAAGACAGCATGCTGCTATAAACCCGAAGTGGCATCAACCATTGCGATTAGCACGCGAGATCCAGAGTCCAGACCTATATAGAAACTTGGCGGGGCTGTACGGCATGCGCTCCCCGGAGAAGGCCGCAGAGTAGATCTCGTCGAGGTCACAAGCGAGGCACGCGACCCTGGCGGCGTCGGCGTCCGTGGCGCGGTGTCTGACGGGCGTGCGGCGCGGGCAGAGGAACCGATTGTGGCGATCGCCGAGGAAGTAGTTCCGAAGCGGGGGCGCGTGGAGGAGCGCCTGGAGCACGGAGTTCATGAAGCAGGTGTTGCCGAGATTGTTGAGCCCCCGCAGCCCCGCCggtgcggcggcggaggcggatgTGGTGGGGTCCGCGGAGCTCATGAGCGCGAACTCGGCCGGATCTGGCGCCCATGCGCGGTAATCCACGCGCCGGCGCTTGCGGAGCGCCGcggacggggacggggaggaGGCGGAGGTGGAGGGGAGGAGCGAGGAGGACTGGGCGAGGAAGACGGCGTGGTCGAAATCGGGATCGTAGACCTGGTCCCCGCAGGCGGCGCAGAAGAGCTCGGCGCGGTCGACGTCGACGGCGATCTGGTGGCCGGGCcccgcggaggcggaggcgtgcGAGGCGGCGTGGGAGGGGCAGAAGACGGCGGCGCAGGAGAGGCAGGCGTAGAGGCGGGAGGTGGGGGacggggccgcggcggcgcaggGCGAGCAGCGCGGCAGCTCGCGCGGGTCCCGCCGGATCTCGGGGCGGCCGAGCGGGCGCACGCGCAGGCAGCGGCGGAGGAAGCGCAGCGGGCGCGACGACAGGCGGTGCGCGGCGAGGTGCGGGCAGGGCGGTGGCGCCGACGGGGTGGACATCGAGGACGGGAAAGGGGGCGGATTGGTGGGGACAGCGGCGGCTGCCGCGGGGTGCGGGCCGGAGCGTGACGGCAGGTGATGCGGTGCGGGGACGTGGTGGAGGGGGGAGGTGGGGTGGCGAGGCGGTGGACGGGGGGATGATGGTGGCGGTCGTGGAGATGGACGGTTTATGGGTCGGAAGTCGGAACTCGGAAGAGGCGGTTCAGGGACAGTGGTGCACTACTGCAATGCACTGCAGGATCAGGAACGGGCGATCAGGCTTTCCTCAGCTTTGCAAACTCAAACCATAGCATATCATCAAATTTAATCCACATTCCACAACGAAGTTGACATTTGGGACAGCTAGAATGTAGAGACTACATGGGCCATCTAAGCATTTTGTGACAAGCATTGAGGCTGTGTTCGCTTCTATTAGAAGCTTTTTTTTCGAGAACATGCAACGGCATGTGTTTCATTAAGCAGAAAACCCAGACTTAAAATAAAGTAATCCGCAGATTACTCCACACAAGTACACAATACAGAACACAAAAGAAAACACGCCACAGAGGCGCCAACCTAGTCAACCAGCTCGGCGGGCGTCAAGAGCTCCCAAAGGTCTCTAACCCGCCGCGATCCAGAGAGAGGCCTCTTCCACGATAGCCTGCGCAAGCTGCAGAGGCTGCCAACCGGCCCTCTCAGAGATCCTGCCGTTCCTCAACTTCTATTAGAAGCTAAGCCTCTGCATAGCAGAAACGAACATTACAGATGAACTGCACCCCAACTCCCGAACTCTTCCAATAAAACAGTCTAAAAGAATCGTCATGAAGACGATTAACTCCACTACGTTACGGATGAATCATAATTGCGTCAATCTCATTCAGTtcttacaaaaaaaaaacgttGTAAACACAGTAAGCATCGTGCACGAACTTACACAGTGTCCTGATGTCAGATGGATCAACAAGAATAACAAGTATCTGAACAAGTGCATTGCTTCAGTGACTACCAATTTAAGAATGTTATGAGCAGGACATCAGCCCATCCTATTTACTCATGTCTAACTTTTTTCATCAGGGCCTGAAATTAATATAGGTTACTACTGCATCTCTTGTGGTTTAACATACGCCAGAATACCATAAACGGTTTGCACAACTGTGCAGACGAGGACGATAGATCATCGCAAATGCACCCACAGCCAACCACGGGTTGCTGAAGTGATTCAGCCACAGCCATACCATCCACCTGCTGACGAGATTATGATAGTGAGCTTCCATGGTCTGGCAATATCTTTACTGAGCATGGTGAATAGATCAGACACACTGTCATCACTATCAAGGTGGTGCACAATGATTTGTCTCTGGGCAAGCAACGTGACATCTTCTGGCATGCTTATAAGCTGAGACAAAAACACAATATAAGCAGTGAAATCATCTCCAAATTGGGGACGGCACGACTGGAAGAGGCGGTTCAGGAACAGTGGTGCACGACTGCACTGCATGCAGGATCAGGACCTGAACGAGCATCGGGCTCTCCTAAGCTTAGCAAAATTGCAAACACACATATACTCCCAGTAAAGTTTTGATTCGCATTCCACAATAAAGTTGACACATTGGGACAGCTAAAATTTAAGATTTTATGGGCAATATAAGCATTTTGTGACAAGCATCTGAACTTCCCAGAATAGCACCCGGCCGAACTCTTCCAAGAAATTTAGTACATAAGTAAACGCCTTATCAAGACGACTAACGCCACTGCAATATACATGAATCGTAGTTGTTTCATTCACATCCAGTTCTTACAAACAACTTATTTGCAGTAGGCAGCATGCTCGCACTCGCATCAACTGCTACCAAACTTACAGTGTCTTCGAGGTCAGATGGATGAACACTGATAACTCAAGTAACTGAATAACTGTATTGCTTCAGTGATTACCATAGTATCATCAGTCCTATTTACTACTGTCTAACTGTTTTACCAGGGCCTGAAATTAATCTTCAGCGAACATACCTTAACATATTTCACTAAGAGGGGAGACAACTGACCAAAGTTACAAACGAGCAGACTTCTACCTCAGTGGCGAGGGCATACCAGCACAAGAAATCTCTCTAGTTGTTGTGCTAGCCTGCTACATCTACGTTGGTGGATTTACATACGCCAGAATACCATAAACAGTTTGTACAATTGTGCAGATGAGGACAAGGACCGTCGCAAATGCACCCACAGCCAACCATGGGTTGCTAAAGTGATTCATCCACAGCCATGCCATCCACCGGTTGATGCGACTCTGATAGTGAGCTTCCATAGTTTGGCACAGAGATTTCAAGTAGTAGTTACCATTGAAATCGAATACCACATCTTTGCTGAGCATGGTGAATAGATCAGACACCCGTTCATCGCTATCAAGGTGATGCACTATTACTTCTCTTTGAGCAAGGAGCGTCACATCTTCAGGCATGCTTATAAGCTGAGACAAGAACACAATATAAGCAGTAAAGTCATCTCCAAACTGaggacatgtttgctcaaaggcAATAAGGTTTCTGAAAAGAGTCCCTGTGTAGTCATCAACTATGATACAAGGAATCCCTATAGCACCATTGCTAAACTGAATGTCCAGTAGAGAATGGGGATCATGTTTATCATATTCTCGTTTCTTAAATTTGATACCAGCTTCAAGATACTGTGCCACCCGCCGCCAACGATTAAGTTGTTCCCCAGACTGATGGACATCAATTTTATGTTGGTATGATGAATCTTGTCCATTTTCTTCTGGGTGATATCTCATCCTGAAATACTTGCGTCCAAAACAGAGAAAACTGTGATCATCTCCACTTCCAAACTGATTGCTATGCTCTTCTTCTGGATTTTTGCTAGGTCTGAAGTAAATGTGACACAAGTGAAGCAAATGGTGAAAATCTTTTGGCCTGTTAGATTCCATAATTGCTTTTGGAAACCAGCGCAAACCAGATTCAACATACTTTGCAAGCTCATCTGTAAAACATAATGTTGAAGCATGGTTTCCTGCAGCCAGCTCAAAAATCTTTCTTATGATAAAAAATGGGATTTGATTTTCTAGCAGGAATAGATCATGATTAATGAATCTAATAAACCAATAACCCATATCGTAATGTTTGTCATCTTCGACCCCATTAGTTCCACCAACCTGGTCACCTTCTTGGCATTGTGCCTTATGTTTTGGCGTTATTTCGTCATTCTTCGCACTCTCTATGCCACTCGATTGGGTTCCATCAAACATTATTTCTCTTAAGCCCCCAAGAGCCACCAAAATAAAGCATCCATCTAGCAGAAGCATCTGAAGAAAGGTTTCACTACTCATTTTGATGTCTTCCGAATAACATTTTCTTGCTTGTTTTGCTAACTCCCCAATTGCTGTAAGGTAATCCAACAGGTTCCATTCACAGTTCATTTTGAGTACATTATCCAGATAgccccatttttctttttccatGACTTGCAAACTTGCAGCTCCATGGTGATATGGACCAATTGATATCATGCATGGTTCGTATGAGAACCTCTCAACATCACGTATGTGATGTTGGACCTTGTAGATCATGCATGATTCCGCTCCATTACCAGAATCCTCACCCAGTGACCAGTAATAATCAAGTTCTTGAGTCATCGAGATGACCAATTCGGACATGTTGATTGTTTTAGCCTTATTACTTTGAACCTGAGGCATCATTTACCTGTTCTGGCACCTTCAGTTATAACACATGAAAGACCACattaaaaaacaaaaagttGACTTATCAAAAAAAAGTTTGGATGACAAATGCATTCAGATGCGACGAGCTGTGGAAAAAGACAATAACACGTCTGCAAATTCACCAACAGATAGTGCAACAATGCTTGAAAGTTGaaaagtactccctctgtcgcaaattataagtcattccaagaatcttggagagtcaaagtttttcaagtttgaccaaatttatatagcaaaataataacatttttggtaccaaccaagtatcattagattctttcttagttatattttcatagtgtacctattttatgacataaacctttatatttttctctagatttttggtcaaacttgaaaatactttgactctccaagattcttggaatgacttataatttggaacgaaggGAGTATTGTTTAGTAGATTGAAAGGCCAGGCTGTAAACTCGTTTGCTGACTCAATATCTGCATTGAGCCTTCTCTTTGTATGTTTTCTATAAAGATCATCCCATAGCAATTAAAAATTTATTTGCCTTTGCTTTTTTCTCTCGAACATGCAGGAGAGTTGCTTGTCATTTCATTAATAGATAGAAAACGGTCCAATTACATGCCGAATCCACGGCTTGATTAGTGATTTGTTACACTTGCGTATTTGCCTTTGCTTACCCAGTCTTGAGCGATTTGGGACCATAAATCCAGTGAGTGTAGTTGATTATGTCAATAATAGCATTCCTTGTGTATATATGGTACCTCGAGGGTTCTGTGTGATCCGGGGGGAAAAGGCACTATGAAGTATGAACCCTAGATGCAGATCTCGTACAAAACAGTTGACAAAAAGGAAAGGTGCCATAGTGTTGCTCATCAGAGAAAGGCGAAATGTTCGACCCCGCCTTTGGAACCCCTCATGGAGAACCGGGATGGATCAACTTTTCGTCAGGGAAGAAGTTAGAAATAGTTATCGATACTAGCGCGTCAATGCAATAAGAGCGAGGGGGATTTGATGTTCTATAAACTGAAATGAAGAACACATACCTGTGAAGGCTGCTACGCCAGATCGAAGGCCTCACCGCTGTGGTTGAATAAAGTGAGTCGAGATATGGTCCGGCGTGCGAACACAGTCATACAGAGGACGCGTTCAAGGAGGTCCGGATCAGGTGAGATCCATAGGGGCTGATTGGTTGCCCCAAGGAGACGGTGCTAAGGCTATTTGATACACTCAATCTATGTTTGGTTGCTCATCTAATATGGTTTGTCTGTGTCCTTTCATTCCTTTCTCCTCCACCGTCCCGGACGCTTCTATCTTCTTGACCCGAGCTTCCCTCGTGAGTTGGGACGGCGCGGTGCTTGGCGGGATGGGTTTCGTGGAGCGCGGGAGATAGCCACATGCGGGCGCGCAGAGCTTCGCAGCTAGGGTTACCACCCCCATATCCACACCTTTGAACCTCTTCTTCATCTTTTGCTCTAGTGCGCTCCTCTTCGTCCCTATTGACCTCAGTTGATCGACCAAGTCGACCTGCTCCGCTGGCTCCGTGTTGGTCCTCCCGTGGTCCAACAGTGCCTGATCCTTGGGTCCCCTGTGCGGCGATTTTGTTAATTAGTTTGTAGATTTTGTTTATTGTGCCATAAACTTTAGGGTTCGTGCCATAAACTTCATATTTATGCTCTGCGACTTATGATCTATATATGTTTACTTTAGATCTGGAATTTGTTTGTTGATCCATCTTCTTCCGCCTTTGAATTTGTGTGATGCACTCCTCTTTGGCAAAATATTCAGTGCATTTTTTTTTGCGCCATGTGTCATACAACTGTGAGGAGGTCTCATGAGGGAGCAATTGGAGCCAAAGTCCAACAAGTAGCTCTTGATATCCAAATAAGAACTAAAACACGGCTTATTGGTAGATAAATCAGTTGTACATTAAGAGCTCTTTGAGTTTACTGGGCTAATTGGATGTGTCATTATAAATGTCATTGCTCGAAAAGTGAGATAATTCCAAACGAACAGTTTTGCAATCAATTGCACCATATTGTCTGATTTCTGATTACATGATAATTGAAGTAACTAATATTAAAACCAGGGGCAAGCTTTATTTGAAGGAAACACCAAAAGTCAAGCCTCGTTGATAACCGAAATACCAATCACACATATAGTTTTACTGATTCCGGATGTCGTAAATCTCAATTTCAGAATGCCATTTTGGCCAAATCAGTAACACCTTCTCTTGCACGGTGGCATGGGCCGCGGACGGAGCAGGATATTGGGTCCAATCAGTAAAACCTTTTCTTCGGATCCAGCTGCGTGTGCTGAAGAATTAAAAGAGACATACATACTCATCTCAATGAGGACAATAttgttcctcaaaaaaaaaaaaaaaaaaaactcaatgaGGACAACTAACCAGCTGCATAGTGAAATAGTTCGCCCAGTTTTTCTTTCGAAAAAAATTACCAAATAATTCGCGCAGGAAAGGAACAACTAACCAGTCTTGTGCCCGCCCGGTATCTTCTCTTCAACTTTTCCCGAGAATGAAGGATCTTTGCGGGATGTGACAACGCTAAAGTGTATGTTAATGGAGAGCAAGAGAATGGCGAAGAGCAAGCATGTTACTTTGGTAGCCATATTTCTTTCTTGGCAGGATGAGTGCGTGGCGAACTAAATGGTCGCCTTCGCCTATTTATACTGAAAAATAAAACTTATGTGCACCTGATCTCAGTTTCTTGATCGTCTGAACAACTTTTTTTAATGGCCTGAGTACATTAAAAACCACGCCATACGGTTTACTGGGAATCAATATCTGATAGGTTATTTATTATCTCTAATTGGTAAGTTCCGTGACCCTACAAACAATAATGTTAAACAGTTTGGCAGAGATCGAATCGATATCTTCGTATCTACTGCTACTAGGTGTCTAGTCTAGGGTGTAGCTGAAAACACAGCGCCCATCAATCATGAAAGACTACAGTCGTACTCCTCCGTCTCATTAAAAATATCATTTTTAACTTTTAAATAtcctttttaaataatttatctTATTTTTAAATagtattttcaagtttgacaaaaagatagagagaaatataaagatttatgttatataaaataggtacactatgaaaatataactaataaagaatctaatgatacttagttggtaccaaaaatattattattttgctatataaatttggtcaaacttgaaaaactttgactctccaagattcttggaatgacttataatttgggacggagggagtagttgttatgcttgagcactctatctttctcagaccaactaaatttgcatccctctttatagtgcgGCATATCCTAAACTCAAGGTCAAAAGAATATAACCGATTTAACCATTTGATtcttcaatgtcttcatatgccaCTTTTTCTCAATATCACTTCAATGCAATTAACTTTATCTCCTCTCTGAGCAAATATAGCTTGAACATGTGACTTGAATCATTTCAACATATATGAGTTCAATCCATGGCTTCAAGTCACTACCATTAATAATTTGATCCTCAACAAaatatgactcctcatagctCAATTAGTacctcgactcaatgcaagtactctcttcttcaccttagccatggcACCTCGATCTACAAGCCATTGCTTGCGCTTCACATTTGCTTAGTCCCTCAAAGCCCTTCccttgctatcttcaccctatcaagccatactcaagtcacATCATATTAAGCGTCCATTGAAAAACCATTTCTTTAATATTATGATCCTTGTATGAATATCTTCTTGATATGAGTGTTGATGTTAATCAAGCTTTAGTTTATAACAATACAAAACTTTAGCCTTCATTTGAATATTATGTGAAATACCATCAAGTTTACTTTCTTGTTGAACCTTTGACATACTTAGCAAACTTGTTAGACCTTTAATtgtgttgtcattcaattcaccaaaacccactaaagggctagatgcacttacACAATGTCTTCCATCTTGTTAGTGGCTTGATTCTATCTCCTTCAGTAGATGGCTCACACATGAGCTGAGGGATTAATGGGAGAAAATTATGGAAGATATTTGTGAAACTAAACTGGTTTTTGAAAATGATAAGATCTTGTGGAAAATAGAAAGTAGAGGCATTTTTTCTATGAAATCTGCATACAATGCTCTGACTTGTTCTGAAGGGGGCTTAAATCATAGTTATATTTGGAAAGAGAAAATTCCTGCAAAAATTAAAATCTTTTCGTGGTTGGTTGCTAATAATGCCATTTTAACCAGAGACAACATGGTTAAAAGGTGATGGAAAGGTGACCCCTCATGTTGTTTTTGTCACTCCCCTGAATTAGTGGCTCATTTGCTATTCACTTGTTCGGTTGCAAAATCTGTTTGGGCTACAATAGCTACTTGTTGGGTGCAACTAACATCCCTACTTCTTTCAATCAAAGTTGGTTATGGTGTGATAGATGGATACCTCGTGGCAAACAGTTTCATGCAGTGGGTGTTGGCGCTGTTTGTTGGGCAAtatggaagatgagaaacataatctGTTTTGAAGGGAAAAAACTTAACAGTCCCTTGGAAATTATAATTCACGCTTGTGCTCTAATGA
Protein-coding sequences here:
- the LOC8079572 gene encoding UPF0481 protein At3g47200; this encodes MTQELDYYWSLGEDSGNGAESCMIYKVQHHIRDVERFSYEPCMISIGPYHHGAASLQVMEKEKWGYLDNVLKMNCEWNLLDYLTAIGELAKQARKCYSEDIKMSSETFLQMLLLDGCFILVALGGLREIMFDGTQSSGIESAKNDEITPKHKAQCQEGDQVGGTNGVEDDKHYDMGYWFIRFINHDLFLLENQIPFFIIRKIFELAAGNHASTLCFTDELAKYVESGLRWFPKAIMESNRPKDFHHLLHLCHIYFRPSKNPEEEHSNQFGSGDDHSFLCFGRKYFRMRYHPEENGQDSSYQHKIDVHQSGEQLNRWRRVAQYLEAGIKFKKREYDKHDPHSLLDIQFSNGAIGIPCIIVDDYTGTLFRNLIAFEQTCPQFGDDFTAYIVFLSQLISMPEDVTLLAQREVIVHHLDSDERVSDLFTMLSKDVVFDFNGNYYLKSLCQTMEAHYQSRINRWMAWLWMNHFSNPWLAVGAFATVLVLICTIVQTVYGILAYVNPPT
- the LOC8079571 gene encoding ubiquitin carboxyl-terminal hydrolase 22 — its product is MSTPSAPPPCPHLAAHRLSSRPLRFLRRCLRVRPLGRPEIRRDPRELPRCSPCAAAAPSPTSRLYACLSCAAVFCPSHAASHASASAGPGHQIAVDVDRAELFCAACGDQVYDPDFDHAVFLAQSSSLLPSTSASSPSPSAALRKRRRVDYRAWAPDPAEFALMSSADPTTSASAAAPAGLRGLNNLGNTCFMNSVLQALLHAPPLRNYFLGDRHNRFLCPRRTPVRHRATDADAARVACLACDLDEIYSAAFSGERMPYSPAKFLYSWWQHASNLASYEQQDAHEFFISILDHIHENIKDDQQKSHAQAQGHGDCCIAHRVFSGILRSDVTCTSCGFTSTTFEPCMDISLDMDAGDNSSFGVANTKPHVRNGERGLAGMNSKVSTLMRCLERFTRSERLDAEQKFFCEHCNERQESLKQMSIRRLPLVSCFHIKRFEHSSVKKVSRKVDHCLQFPFSLDMAPYLSSSILRSRYGNRIFPAEASDADAVSEMSSEFEIFAVITHSGKLEAGHYVTYLRLNNHWYKCDDAWVTRVEEHTVRTSQAYMLFYVQKTLYYKACERAATV